One genomic region from Prevotella sp. Rep29 encodes:
- a CDS encoding DUF3883 domain-containing protein, with protein MNKELLILRESLIAEAKNSPMLLSDLAGLEAYVSESYNSRSFIELLQNADNAKATKFCVKRFGDYLFVANNGRPFNIKDVESLCRSASSNKVRGTSIGYRGIGFKSVVSFAKEVHLVSGDFEITFSKELSKKLIPQAPKVPLIRIPHEMDDSVKNELANEIKAIQEEGFKTIYIFSSVLANQIDEEYTSFASTTILFLNSIQVIKILLNKKVTANIAVVDENEKGRFLRVSTTDAISNWFVCSDSNCSIAFSMNNGKVTRLPKNEAIIHAFLPTEDSCGLGIVVNGDFSTDPSRRHLIMDETTVTVISNLAKLYASLLKYALSNKDKHIIDALMPYFDLKLIQLMKQSFEKEFAKKIKEAFGKELSNLKLSPSWLNAEDFAKIMAASNLPYIAPECSEIYGLHDFLKYLGNKAEDVGALLSKVNNTEISVLGYAQLVAAGIREVLMNHKLASLGTTDLVISNGRLCSFKEVNENEEEIDESYVQLLLDNGVSENDISQFLKKMGLSNINEVQFSDDDEDDYTFNDEEDEDDMSAPSSVSQWYNDASSSSRPAVYNEGVQKWRSAEENTLAALNANGFRLKDVSKQNLGFDLEGSDPNGKNIYIEVKSIDYVGQKFRMTNNEFAAAQYKPDCYYLALVFQNNDSFEISLIRDPINRLNMTRQVVQWVWECSDYEYKPIKFSL; from the coding sequence ATGAATAAAGAATTATTAATACTGAGAGAGTCTCTTATAGCGGAGGCAAAAAACTCTCCAATGCTTCTGTCAGATCTTGCAGGACTAGAAGCATATGTGTCTGAGAGCTACAATAGTCGTTCGTTTATCGAGCTTTTGCAGAATGCAGATAACGCCAAGGCAACCAAGTTTTGCGTTAAGCGTTTTGGAGATTATCTATTCGTTGCTAATAATGGACGACCATTTAACATCAAAGATGTGGAAAGTCTATGCCGTAGTGCTTCGTCAAACAAGGTACGTGGTACATCTATAGGATATCGCGGTATCGGATTCAAATCAGTTGTGAGCTTTGCAAAGGAAGTTCATCTTGTAAGTGGTGATTTTGAGATAACGTTTTCCAAAGAATTATCCAAGAAACTGATTCCGCAGGCACCTAAAGTTCCTTTGATAAGAATTCCGCATGAGATGGACGACTCTGTTAAGAATGAATTAGCTAATGAAATAAAAGCAATACAGGAAGAAGGTTTTAAGACCATATATATCTTTTCTAGTGTGTTGGCCAATCAAATAGATGAGGAATATACTTCTTTTGCCAGTACTACAATATTGTTCCTAAACAGTATTCAAGTCATAAAAATCCTATTAAATAAAAAAGTAACTGCTAATATTGCAGTAGTTGACGAAAACGAAAAAGGACGTTTTTTAAGAGTTTCAACGACTGATGCTATCTCTAATTGGTTTGTATGCTCAGATTCAAATTGTAGCATAGCATTCTCCATGAATAATGGAAAGGTGACGAGGCTCCCCAAAAACGAGGCTATTATTCATGCATTTCTACCAACAGAGGATAGTTGCGGACTCGGTATAGTTGTTAATGGGGACTTTAGTACAGATCCCTCACGCCGTCATCTAATTATGGATGAGACTACTGTAACAGTTATTTCAAACCTTGCTAAACTATATGCTTCTTTATTAAAATATGCATTATCGAATAAGGATAAGCATATTATTGACGCATTAATGCCATATTTTGACCTCAAACTTATTCAATTGATGAAGCAATCGTTTGAGAAAGAATTTGCCAAAAAGATTAAAGAAGCATTTGGCAAAGAACTGTCTAATTTGAAGTTGTCTCCATCATGGTTAAATGCTGAGGACTTTGCTAAAATAATGGCTGCCTCAAATTTACCATATATTGCGCCAGAGTGTAGTGAGATCTATGGACTTCATGATTTCTTAAAATACTTAGGAAACAAGGCTGAGGATGTTGGGGCTCTTTTGTCAAAAGTAAATAATACAGAAATTTCGGTTTTGGGATATGCCCAGTTAGTTGCTGCAGGAATTAGAGAAGTTTTGATGAATCATAAATTAGCCTCCCTTGGCACCACGGACTTAGTTATCTCGAACGGAAGATTATGTTCTTTCAAAGAAGTAAATGAAAACGAGGAAGAAATCGATGAAAGTTACGTTCAATTACTGTTGGATAATGGCGTTTCTGAAAATGACATTTCCCAGTTCCTCAAAAAAATGGGGTTATCCAATATAAATGAAGTACAATTCTCTGATGACGACGAGGATGATTATACTTTCAATGATGAAGAGGATGAGGATGACATGTCTGCTCCATCAAGCGTTTCTCAGTGGTATAACGATGCATCTTCTTCATCAAGACCTGCCGTATATAATGAGGGAGTACAAAAATGGAGAAGCGCGGAAGAGAATACTCTGGCAGCATTGAACGCTAATGGATTTAGGCTGAAGGATGTTAGCAAGCAAAACCTAGGATTTGATCTTGAAGGTAGTGATCCAAACGGGAAGAATATTTATATTGAAGTGAAATCCATTGATTATGTGGGACAAAAGTTCCGAATGACAAACAATGAATTTGCTGCAGCACAATACAAGCCCGATTGTTATTATCTGGCTTTGGTTTTCCAAAATAATGATTCGTTCGAGATAAGTCTGATAAGAGATCCTATTAATCGTCTTAACATGACAAGACAAGTCGTGCAATGGGTATGGGAGTGCTCAGATTATGAGTATAAGCCGATAAAATTCTCTTTATAG
- a CDS encoding putative transporter, producing the protein MDWFIQLFTSTESVAHIAILYAIVIALGVYLGKIKIGGISLGVTFVLFTGIVAGHFGFTGPNDILTFIQDFGLILFVFMIGLQVGPGFFASFREGGMKLNSLATVMILLNVAVMFACYYIFFDTSDPDNLPMMVGTLYGAVTNTPGLGAANEALESISKSVQIASGYACAYPLGVVGIIGAMVVVKYLCKVNFQKEEEQLEKHEQENANVKPHHMHLQVSNSYLSGRTLMEIHRFLNRDFVCSRILHNGHVSIPNGDTIFELGDQIYVVCAEADAEAIVAFIGPQIEVEWEKQDMPLVSRRILVTKPSVNGKTLGELHFSAVYGVNVTRITRQGMDLFASSNLNLQIGDRIMVVGPEDAVNRVSNAMGNSVKRLEAPNIATIFVGIVLGIILGSLPIAIPEMPTPLKLGIAGGPLIVAILIGRYGYKIHLVTYTTTSANMMLREIGLVLFLASVGIKAGGNFVETLIEGDGLKYVYTGFLITVIPILIVGVITRLKYKFNYFTVMGMIAGTYTDPPALAYANSLCSRETASVGYSTVYPLSMFLRILLAQLIVVFFCS; encoded by the coding sequence ATGGACTGGTTCATTCAGTTGTTCACTTCCACCGAATCTGTGGCGCACATAGCGATTCTCTATGCTATTGTCATTGCTCTCGGTGTCTATCTCGGAAAGATTAAGATTGGAGGCATCTCTCTGGGTGTGACGTTTGTTCTGTTCACGGGCATCGTTGCCGGTCATTTCGGCTTCACGGGTCCGAACGACATTCTCACTTTCATACAAGATTTCGGGCTCATTCTGTTTGTCTTCATGATAGGTCTGCAGGTGGGTCCCGGCTTTTTCGCGAGTTTCCGCGAGGGCGGCATGAAGCTCAATTCGCTGGCTACGGTCATGATTCTGCTCAACGTGGCGGTGATGTTTGCATGCTACTATATCTTCTTCGACACCAGCGATCCTGACAATCTGCCGATGATGGTGGGCACGCTTTATGGTGCGGTGACCAACACTCCCGGACTTGGTGCTGCCAACGAGGCGCTCGAATCGATTTCGAAGAGCGTGCAGATAGCCTCCGGATACGCCTGTGCCTATCCGCTCGGCGTGGTAGGCATCATCGGGGCGATGGTCGTCGTGAAGTATCTGTGCAAGGTGAACTTCCAGAAGGAGGAGGAACAGCTGGAGAAACACGAGCAGGAGAACGCCAACGTGAAGCCCCACCACATGCACCTGCAGGTGTCCAACTCATACCTTTCGGGGCGAACGCTGATGGAAATCCACCGGTTCCTGAACCGAGACTTCGTCTGCTCGCGCATCCTGCACAACGGTCATGTGAGCATCCCGAACGGAGACACCATCTTCGAACTGGGCGACCAGATATACGTGGTGTGTGCGGAAGCCGACGCAGAGGCGATTGTTGCCTTCATCGGTCCGCAGATAGAGGTGGAATGGGAGAAGCAAGACATGCCGCTGGTGAGCCGCCGCATCCTCGTCACGAAACCCTCTGTCAACGGAAAGACACTTGGCGAACTGCACTTCTCGGCAGTCTATGGCGTCAACGTCACCCGCATCACCCGCCAGGGAATGGATCTTTTTGCGAGCAGCAACCTGAACCTGCAGATTGGCGACCGCATCATGGTGGTCGGTCCGGAGGATGCCGTGAACCGCGTGTCTAACGCGATGGGCAACTCGGTCAAGCGACTGGAAGCGCCTAACATCGCCACCATCTTCGTGGGAATCGTGCTGGGCATCATCCTCGGCAGCCTGCCGATAGCCATTCCCGAGATGCCGACCCCGCTGAAACTGGGTATCGCCGGCGGTCCGCTGATTGTCGCCATCCTCATCGGACGCTACGGCTACAAGATACATCTGGTGACCTACACCACGACAAGTGCCAACATGATGCTCCGCGAAATAGGACTCGTGCTGTTCCTCGCAAGCGTGGGCATCAAAGCCGGAGGCAACTTTGTTGAAACGCTCATCGAGGGCGACGGACTGAAATATGTCTATACGGGCTTCCTGATAACGGTCATCCCCATCTTGATTGTCGGTGTCATCACCCGACTGAAGTATAAGTTCAACTACTTCACCGTCATGGGAATGATTGCAGGTACCTACACCGATCCCCCTGCCCTCGCCTATGCCAACTCGCTGTGCTCGCGAGAGACGGCATCGGTGGGCTATTCGACGGTCTATCCGCTGAGCATGTTCCTCAGAATCCTGCTCGCACAGCTAATTGTCGTATTCTTCTGCAGCTAA
- a CDS encoding sodium ion-translocating decarboxylase subunit beta, whose protein sequence is MGFIDFLVSNFNDFLSYTGFANATTPNIIMIVVGAIFIWLAIKKDFEPLLLVPIGLGIILGNIPFKAEAGLEIGLYEDNSVLNIFYQGVRQGWYPPLIFLGIGAMTDFSALISNPKLILIGAAAQFGIFGAYMVALALGFEPNQAAGIAIIGGADGPTAIFLSSKLSPNLMGAIAVCAYSYMALVPVIQPPLMRLLTTKKERVIHMKPARYVSQTERILFPIIGLLLTTFIVPSGLPLLGMLFLGNLLKESGKTTRLAKTAGSALNDVIVVLLGLTVGCSTQASEFLTMNTIKIFILGAMAFIVASASGILFVKFMNLFLSKDNKLNPLIGNAGVSAVPMAARISNNMGQEYDHHNFLLMHAMGPNVAGVIGSAVAAGTLLGFFS, encoded by the coding sequence ATGGGATTCATCGATTTTTTAGTCAGCAACTTTAACGACTTCCTCAGTTATACAGGCTTTGCCAACGCTACGACACCCAACATCATCATGATTGTGGTCGGGGCAATATTTATATGGCTTGCCATCAAAAAAGACTTCGAGCCCCTGCTGTTGGTACCCATCGGATTGGGAATCATTCTCGGCAATATCCCCTTCAAGGCTGAAGCCGGATTGGAAATCGGACTTTATGAAGACAACTCCGTCCTCAACATCTTCTACCAAGGCGTGCGACAAGGCTGGTACCCACCGCTCATCTTCCTCGGAATCGGAGCGATGACCGACTTCTCTGCACTCATCAGCAACCCGAAACTCATCCTCATCGGAGCCGCCGCACAGTTTGGTATCTTCGGAGCATATATGGTCGCACTGGCGCTGGGCTTCGAGCCCAACCAGGCAGCCGGTATCGCCATCATCGGCGGTGCCGACGGACCGACAGCCATCTTCCTCTCGTCAAAACTCAGCCCTAACCTCATGGGAGCCATCGCCGTCTGTGCCTATTCATACATGGCACTCGTGCCGGTGATACAGCCTCCTTTGATGCGTCTGCTCACGACGAAGAAGGAACGCGTCATCCACATGAAGCCGGCACGCTACGTCAGCCAGACGGAACGCATCCTGTTCCCCATCATCGGACTGCTCCTGACGACATTCATCGTGCCTTCGGGATTGCCTCTGCTCGGTATGCTCTTCTTGGGTAACCTGCTGAAAGAGAGCGGAAAGACCACCCGACTGGCAAAGACGGCGGGGTCGGCACTGAACGACGTCATCGTCGTGCTGCTCGGATTGACCGTAGGCTGCTCCACACAGGCATCAGAATTCCTCACGATGAACACCATCAAGATATTCATCCTCGGTGCCATGGCGTTTATCGTTGCCTCTGCCAGCGGCATCCTGTTCGTGAAATTCATGAACCTGTTCCTTTCCAAAGACAACAAACTGAACCCGCTCATCGGAAATGCCGGAGTGTCAGCCGTGCCCATGGCTGCCCGCATCTCCAACAACATGGGACAAGAATATGACCACCACAACTTCCTGCTCATGCACGCCATGGGTCCGAACGTTGCCGGTGTGATTGGTTCGGCGGTGGCAGCCGGTACGCTGCTCGGCTTCTTCAGCTGA
- a CDS encoding YhcG family protein, with protein MSIDDKNYPSKKDSFIDEIKQIINVGRQNAYTAVNTAMISTYWNIGRRIVEEEQHGKERAEYGKELIKMLAIELTHEYGNGFSERYLRAFRQFYLVIPNYEIWKSRFPNLLWTHIYKSLRVGDETAIRWYLETASHEMWSVRTLDRNISTQYYERHFQRPALPSQQEDAEANELIKSPVIAEFLGLKQNTSFSESKLEEAIIEHLQEFIMEMGRGFAFMKRQQLIRTESKDYFIDLVFYNVVLKCFVLIDLKVGKITHQDVGQMDMYVRMYDELKRTEGDNPTIGIVLCSETDADIARYSILKGNEQIFATKYKLYLPTEEQLRKEIERQKELFIMQHQKEKDSTSSQ; from the coding sequence ATGAGCATAGATGATAAAAATTATCCCAGTAAAAAAGATTCCTTTATTGATGAAATAAAGCAAATCATCAATGTGGGGCGACAAAATGCATATACAGCAGTAAATACTGCTATGATTTCCACTTATTGGAATATCGGCCGACGAATTGTTGAAGAAGAACAACATGGAAAAGAAAGGGCGGAATATGGCAAAGAGTTGATAAAGATGCTTGCCATAGAACTGACTCATGAATATGGAAATGGCTTTTCCGAACGTTATTTGCGTGCATTCCGCCAGTTCTATTTGGTTATTCCCAACTATGAGATTTGGAAATCGCGATTTCCAAATCTGTTATGGACGCATATATATAAGTCGCTTCGCGTGGGAGATGAGACTGCAATCAGGTGGTATTTGGAAACTGCCTCTCATGAGATGTGGAGTGTAAGAACACTCGACAGAAATATCAGCACGCAGTACTATGAACGCCATTTCCAACGACCAGCACTTCCTTCCCAGCAAGAGGACGCTGAGGCGAACGAATTGATAAAAAGCCCTGTAATTGCTGAATTTCTCGGATTAAAACAAAACACGTCATTTTCTGAGTCAAAATTAGAGGAGGCAATTATTGAACACCTTCAAGAGTTTATCATGGAAATGGGGCGTGGATTCGCTTTCATGAAGCGTCAACAATTAATTAGAACGGAGTCAAAAGATTACTTCATTGACCTTGTTTTTTATAATGTCGTACTGAAATGCTTTGTACTTATAGACCTCAAAGTTGGAAAAATAACACATCAAGATGTCGGACAAATGGACATGTATGTTCGTATGTATGATGAGTTGAAACGGACAGAAGGAGACAATCCAACCATAGGCATTGTACTCTGTTCTGAAACTGATGCAGATATTGCGAGGTACTCGATATTGAAAGGGAACGAACAGATATTCGCAACGAAGTACAAATTGTATCTGCCGACAGAAGAACAATTGCGAAAAGAAATAGAACGACAAAAAGAACTTTTCATAATGCAACACCAAAAAGAAAAGGATTCCACCTCTTCCCAGTAA
- a CDS encoding P-loop ATPase, Sll1717 family has protein sequence MGVLDRFIKKPQTNDSKSYRATTKGFCIGVPEAEAEATTASIKLDSFFNDYLDVINQLNNEIFIILGRKGTGKSAIGEHIFSLAKNEANVFCDFIKKDEIDIEQIVQIGKEEGVIIERGLLYKWIVLTKFVALFVENQSLACLKGMKYLSDFIKKSRGFINIRNYDVKEIIHQYGLSVNIEYFKRYLGASGNTNKQYKYEKAEFYKLIPDLEKVVTDILKEDTSNQYILMFDDLDISLDLNNKDSIDTLADLIRTVKYYNNDVFARNSIESKIIVFLRTDIQKHLIYSADMPKIFSSYATELRWYEDFYRNNETKLLLRQFINRRISVNFQKNNLKINDLNDPWTSFIDEDSFYGDKTGFKHIIDHTFFRPRDLILFFKGIDNLALSLPISSNDVNNILMDRYAREMVTDIKGELSVSYNSNEIESIFDALKNSYGSYRRPFKHETLVSELQNNGLKDTTKIISDLFDYSLIGNYDDNGNISFKYRETTGQIVELLSNGAFILHYVLQTYFRKN, from the coding sequence ATGGGTGTTTTAGACAGATTTATTAAAAAACCTCAAACAAACGATAGTAAATCCTATCGTGCAACGACAAAAGGCTTTTGTATTGGCGTTCCTGAAGCAGAAGCAGAAGCAACGACAGCATCTATTAAGTTGGATTCCTTTTTTAATGATTACTTGGATGTCATTAACCAATTGAATAACGAAATATTTATTATTCTTGGCCGTAAGGGAACAGGGAAATCAGCTATAGGTGAACATATCTTTTCTTTGGCGAAAAATGAGGCTAATGTGTTCTGCGATTTTATAAAGAAAGACGAAATTGACATCGAACAGATTGTCCAAATTGGGAAAGAAGAAGGGGTCATTATTGAGAGAGGTTTGCTATATAAGTGGATTGTTCTTACTAAATTTGTGGCCCTCTTTGTGGAAAATCAGAGTTTAGCATGCCTAAAAGGCATGAAATATCTTTCAGATTTTATAAAGAAAAGTCGTGGATTCATAAACATAAGGAATTATGATGTAAAGGAGATAATCCACCAATATGGTTTATCTGTAAATATTGAATATTTTAAAAGATATCTCGGCGCTTCAGGAAATACAAATAAGCAATATAAATATGAAAAGGCAGAATTCTATAAACTTATACCTGACTTGGAAAAGGTTGTTACTGACATTCTGAAAGAAGATACAAGCAATCAATATATCCTAATGTTTGATGATTTAGATATTAGCCTTGACTTAAATAATAAAGATAGTATAGATACTTTAGCAGATCTTATAAGAACTGTCAAATACTACAACAATGATGTTTTTGCTAGAAATTCTATTGAATCAAAGATAATAGTTTTTCTGCGCACAGATATTCAAAAGCATCTCATTTATTCGGCTGATATGCCCAAGATTTTTTCCAGTTATGCCACAGAATTAAGGTGGTATGAGGATTTCTATAGAAATAATGAGACCAAACTTCTTCTTAGGCAATTTATAAATAGGAGAATCTCTGTTAATTTCCAGAAAAATAATCTAAAGATAAACGATCTTAATGACCCTTGGACTTCATTTATTGATGAGGATAGTTTTTATGGTGACAAAACAGGTTTTAAACATATAATAGACCATACCTTTTTCCGCCCACGCGATTTGATTCTTTTTTTCAAAGGTATTGATAATTTAGCACTTAGCTTGCCCATTAGTTCCAACGATGTTAATAATATCTTAATGGACCGATATGCTCGTGAAATGGTAACGGATATAAAAGGAGAACTTTCGGTGAGTTATAATTCAAATGAAATTGAGAGTATTTTTGATGCATTAAAGAATAGCTATGGGAGTTATCGGAGACCATTTAAGCATGAAACATTGGTATCAGAACTCCAAAATAATGGGCTAAAAGATACTACGAAAATTATATCAGATTTGTTCGATTACTCCCTCATTGGTAATTATGATGACAATGGTAACATTAGTTTCAAATATAGAGAAACAACAGGACAAATTGTAGAACTTCTGTCAAATGGGGCTTTTATCCTTCACTATGTTTTACAGACTTACTTCAGAAAAAATTAG
- a CDS encoding glycoside hydrolase family 57 protein codes for MKTICLYFEIHQTIHLKRYRFFDIGTDHYYYDDYENETCVNDIVERSYMPALNTLHDMIKQHGKYFKVSFSLSGVGMEQLEVHAPQVLEKLQQMNETGCVEFLAEPYSNGLSSLVDEACFASEVKRQTQKIYEYFGQKPKVLRNSSLIYSDDIGMQAAAMGFKGMLTEGAKHVLGWKSPHYVYNCSVAPSLKLLLRDYTLSDDISLRFNNREWEGYPLFADAYIDRIAAFPAEEQCFNIFMELSALGIAQPLSSRILDFIAALPAAAKAKGITFSTPSEICRKLKSVGNLNVPDTLSWNDEERDVSTWLGNPMQREAFDKLYSVAERVRIANDPRINQDFDYLQAGDNFLFMTTKPSDLPVNRGIYSSAFDAFTNYMNILGDFINRVNSLYPDDIDNDELNSLLTTIKNQGDEIAMKDKEISRLQAKVAKMQEGEKHKKPVAKGKRPTTKA; via the coding sequence ATGAAGACAATATGTTTATATTTTGAGATTCATCAGACGATTCATCTCAAGCGTTACCGTTTCTTTGACATCGGTACGGATCATTATTATTATGATGATTATGAGAATGAGACATGCGTCAACGATATTGTGGAGCGTTCGTACATGCCGGCGCTCAATACGCTTCATGACATGATTAAGCAGCATGGAAAGTATTTCAAGGTGTCGTTCTCACTCTCTGGTGTCGGCATGGAGCAGTTGGAGGTGCATGCCCCGCAGGTGCTCGAGAAGTTGCAGCAGATGAACGAAACGGGATGCGTGGAGTTTCTGGCAGAGCCTTACTCGAACGGTCTGTCGTCGTTGGTGGATGAGGCATGCTTTGCATCGGAAGTGAAGCGTCAGACTCAGAAGATTTATGAGTATTTCGGTCAGAAGCCCAAAGTGCTGAGAAACTCCTCGCTTATCTACAGCGACGATATTGGTATGCAGGCTGCGGCGATGGGCTTCAAGGGCATGTTGACGGAGGGTGCAAAACATGTGTTGGGATGGAAGAGCCCGCACTATGTCTATAACTGCTCTGTTGCTCCGTCGCTCAAACTTCTCTTGCGCGACTATACGCTCTCTGACGATATCAGCCTTCGTTTCAATAACCGTGAGTGGGAAGGCTATCCGCTGTTTGCCGATGCTTATATAGACCGTATCGCTGCGTTCCCTGCAGAAGAGCAGTGTTTCAATATTTTCATGGAGTTGTCGGCGTTGGGTATTGCCCAGCCGCTCTCTTCGAGGATATTGGATTTCATTGCGGCGCTTCCGGCAGCAGCAAAGGCGAAGGGTATCACGTTCTCCACGCCATCCGAAATCTGCAGGAAACTCAAGAGCGTAGGCAATCTGAATGTTCCCGACACGTTGTCGTGGAACGACGAGGAGCGCGACGTCTCTACGTGGTTGGGTAACCCGATGCAGCGTGAGGCATTCGACAAGCTGTACAGTGTTGCCGAGCGTGTTCGGATAGCCAACGACCCGCGCATCAATCAAGACTTTGATTATCTGCAGGCAGGAGACAATTTCCTTTTCATGACCACCAAGCCGTCAGACCTTCCCGTGAATCGGGGCATTTACAGCAGTGCGTTTGACGCTTTCACCAATTACATGAATATCCTTGGCGATTTCATCAACCGCGTGAATTCCTTGTACCCAGATGATATTGACAATGATGAACTGAACTCGTTGTTGACGACCATCAAGAATCAAGGCGACGAGATTGCGATGAAAGACAAGGAAATCTCCAGGTTGCAGGCGAAAGTTGCCAAGATGCAGGAGGGAGAAAAGCACAAGAAGCCTGTGGCGAAAGGAAAACGACCGACCACCAAGGCGTGA
- a CDS encoding biotin/lipoyl-containing protein, giving the protein MDNNKYHYSVEGVNYDVVIEEIEGNIARVNVNGKSFSVLMKEPVREMHRQKVAHIEPPKPAAASKPEPVEPVKKETVAAGSGNKVYAPLPGTITEIKVNVGDTIKAGDTVVVLEAMKMQNNIEADYSGKITSILVKQGDTVLEGSTLLTIE; this is encoded by the coding sequence ATGGACAACAATAAATATCACTATAGCGTGGAAGGCGTCAACTACGACGTTGTAATAGAAGAAATTGAAGGCAACATCGCCAGAGTGAACGTGAACGGAAAGTCGTTCAGCGTATTGATGAAAGAACCCGTCAGAGAAATGCACAGGCAGAAAGTGGCACACATCGAGCCGCCGAAGCCCGCAGCTGCCAGCAAGCCCGAGCCAGTTGAACCCGTGAAGAAAGAGACTGTCGCTGCCGGAAGCGGAAACAAAGTATATGCTCCCCTGCCCGGCACCATCACCGAAATCAAAGTCAACGTGGGCGACACCATCAAAGCCGGTGACACGGTCGTCGTGCTCGAAGCCATGAAGATGCAGAACAACATCGAGGCAGACTACAGCGGAAAAATCACCTCTATCCTCGTCAAACAAGGCGATACCGTACTTGAAGGTTCCACACTTTTAACCATTGAATAA
- a CDS encoding OadG family protein encodes MRKRYYLISVGLIVSTLMFGQGAKNIKINEVLTNNTANLIDEFGERLPWVELANTAFSTYNVRNMYITTDTSVLNLQMPVPERIRRMSLIPSHDECTELKAKQHLVLYLNSNPTKGARHLSAKVNPGEPLWIALYDGNAIDLIDSISIPALPENASYAKKTDQSLQWVVKAAGAVTPGTDNFIQVTETKVSKLKRDDPYGVGITVLSMGIVFGCLALLYIFFTVFGIFMKRQQAKKEIKEKERTKSRTEEFAKTLKNHGIKTYEKEIYMAVIAMALKEYQDNAHDIESGVITIRPKHTSWSNVKQ; translated from the coding sequence ATGAGAAAAAGGTATTATCTAATTTCGGTAGGCTTGATTGTCAGCACACTGATGTTCGGACAAGGTGCGAAGAACATCAAAATCAACGAGGTGCTGACCAACAACACCGCCAACCTCATCGACGAATTCGGAGAACGGCTGCCATGGGTGGAACTTGCCAACACGGCTTTCTCCACTTACAATGTACGCAACATGTACATTACGACCGACACTTCGGTGCTCAACCTGCAGATGCCCGTTCCCGAACGCATCAGACGGATGTCACTCATCCCCAGTCATGATGAATGCACGGAACTGAAAGCCAAGCAGCATCTCGTACTCTACCTCAACAGCAACCCAACGAAAGGCGCGCGGCACCTAAGCGCAAAAGTCAATCCCGGCGAACCGCTATGGATTGCACTGTACGACGGAAACGCCATCGACTTGATCGACTCCATAAGTATTCCTGCGCTGCCGGAAAACGCTTCCTACGCCAAGAAGACAGACCAAAGTCTGCAATGGGTGGTAAAAGCAGCAGGAGCCGTAACGCCGGGAACGGACAACTTCATCCAAGTGACCGAGACAAAAGTCAGCAAACTGAAACGCGACGACCCCTACGGTGTCGGAATCACCGTGCTGTCGATGGGCATCGTCTTCGGATGTCTGGCACTGCTCTATATCTTCTTCACCGTCTTTGGAATCTTCATGAAACGGCAACAAGCCAAAAAAGAAATCAAAGAGAAAGAAAGAACGAAGAGCCGGACCGAGGAATTTGCCAAGACTCTCAAGAACCACGGCATCAAAACCTACGAGAAGGAAATCTACATGGCTGTCATCGCCATGGCACTCAAAGAGTATCAGGACAATGCACATGACATCGAAAGCGGCGTCATCACCATCCGTCCGAAACACACCAGCTGGAGTAACGTAAAACAATAA